Proteins from a single region of Novosphingobium sp. CECT 9465:
- a CDS encoding glutathione S-transferase, giving the protein MPILYSFRRCPYAMRARLALAVSKTQCELREVKLSAKPAAMLAASPKGTVPVLVLPDGTVIDQSLDVMRWALAQSDPEGWLTRDDPALIERNDGAFKHDLDRYKYPERHGSDALAHRTSGLTFLRDLNARLAIHEQLCGAARGLADMAVMPFVRQFASVDTAWFAGLDLPHVQRWLAGHVKSALFAAVMEKFAPWREGDVVVLFAPNISLGVRS; this is encoded by the coding sequence ATGCCCATCCTCTACAGCTTCCGCCGCTGCCCTTACGCGATGCGCGCAAGACTCGCCTTGGCGGTGAGCAAGACACAATGCGAACTGCGCGAGGTGAAGCTTTCCGCCAAACCCGCCGCCATGCTCGCCGCCTCACCCAAGGGCACCGTGCCGGTGCTGGTCCTGCCAGACGGCACGGTGATCGACCAGAGCCTCGACGTGATGCGCTGGGCACTGGCGCAAAGCGATCCCGAAGGCTGGCTGACCCGCGACGATCCCGCGCTGATCGAACGCAACGACGGCGCGTTCAAGCACGACCTCGACCGCTACAAATACCCTGAGCGGCATGGCTCTGATGCCTTGGCGCACAGGACAAGCGGGCTGACGTTCCTGCGCGATCTGAACGCGCGACTGGCGATTCATGAGCAATTGTGCGGGGCGGCGCGCGGGCTGGCCGACATGGCGGTAATGCCCTTCGTCCGCCAGTTCGCCAGCGTGGATACGGCGTGGTTTGCCGGGCTTGATCTGCCGCATGTGCAGCGCTGGCTGGCGGGGCATGTGAAATCTGCGCTGTTCGCTGCGGTGATGGAGAAGTTCGCGCCTTGGCGGGAGGGTGATGTGGTGGTTTTGTTTGCGCCAAATATCTCGCTTGGAGTGCGCAGTTAA
- a CDS encoding HAD family hydrolase, with protein sequence MIEAVVWDIGRVLVEWDLSLIYVDAIPDPVERQRFVAEVVTEQWHMQHDAGVPFAEMVAARQAEFPQHADLIALYAKNWLDCLPGPVAGTHTLIERLAAQGVPQYAITNFGVEAWHLFRPTFPILDHMHDIVVSGVERLVKPGEAIFDLAAQRFGRSPETMLFIDDSAANVETARRLGWQVFHFAGDAGVLEAEMVRLGLLLSPRS encoded by the coding sequence ATGATCGAAGCCGTCGTCTGGGACATTGGCCGCGTGCTGGTCGAATGGGACCTCTCGCTGATATATGTGGACGCGATTCCCGACCCGGTGGAGCGCCAGCGATTCGTCGCCGAAGTCGTCACCGAACAGTGGCACATGCAGCACGACGCCGGTGTGCCCTTCGCCGAAATGGTCGCCGCCCGCCAGGCCGAATTCCCCCAACATGCCGATCTGATCGCGCTCTACGCCAAAAACTGGCTCGATTGCCTGCCCGGCCCTGTCGCAGGCACGCACACCCTGATTGAGCGCTTGGCCGCGCAAGGTGTACCGCAATATGCGATCACCAATTTCGGCGTGGAAGCATGGCACCTGTTCCGCCCGACCTTCCCGATCCTCGACCACATGCACGACATCGTCGTCTCCGGCGTGGAGCGATTGGTAAAACCCGGCGAGGCCATCTTCGATCTGGCAGCGCAGCGCTTTGGCCGCAGCCCGGAAACGATGCTGTTCATCGACGACAGCGCGGCGAACGTGGAAACGGCACGGCGGCTGGGTTGGCAGGTATTTCATTTTGCGGGCGACGCCGGGGTGCTTGAGGCCGAGATGGTGCGGCTGGGGTTGTTGCTGTCGCCCCGGAGCTGA
- the ykgO gene encoding type B 50S ribosomal protein L36, whose product MKIRNSLKSLKDRHRDNRVIRRRGRVYVINKTQKRFKARQG is encoded by the coding sequence ATGAAGATTCGCAACAGCCTGAAGTCGCTCAAAGACCGTCATCGCGATAACCGCGTGATCCGTCGCCGTGGCCGCGTCTATGTGATCAACAAGACCCAGAAGCGCTTCAAGGCGCGCCAAGGTTAA
- the galE gene encoding UDP-glucose 4-epimerase GalE — MTKVPVLVTGGAGYIGSHAVLALQDAGWPVCVIDNLVTGFRFAVPEGVPFYQGDIEDAALVARIIAEQGVKAIMHFAGSVVVPESVENPLKYYHNNTVKSRALIEAAVQGGVPHFIFSSTAATYGIPEVSPVREDSAQRPINPYGMSKLMTEAMLADVSAAHPLNFCVLRYFNVAGADPQARTGQSTAGATHLIKVAVEAALGKRESVGVFGTDFATPDGTGVRDYIHVSDLAAAHVLALEALVEAPDRSLTMNCGYGRGFSVLEVLDAVDRVTNRKIVRNMQGRRAGDPDALISDNSRIKATLPWQPAYADLDTIVSHALAWERKLGEIRKGG, encoded by the coding sequence ATGACCAAGGTTCCCGTTCTCGTCACCGGCGGCGCAGGCTACATTGGCAGCCACGCCGTACTGGCGCTTCAGGACGCAGGCTGGCCGGTCTGCGTGATCGACAATCTCGTCACCGGCTTCCGTTTTGCCGTGCCCGAAGGCGTCCCGTTCTATCAGGGCGACATTGAAGACGCGGCGCTTGTGGCAAGGATCATTGCCGAACAGGGCGTGAAGGCGATCATGCATTTCGCCGGGTCCGTCGTCGTGCCCGAATCGGTCGAAAACCCGCTCAAGTATTATCACAACAACACCGTCAAAAGCCGCGCGCTGATCGAAGCGGCGGTGCAGGGGGGCGTGCCGCACTTCATCTTCTCGTCTACCGCCGCCACGTATGGCATCCCCGAAGTCTCGCCCGTGCGTGAAGACAGTGCGCAACGCCCGATCAATCCCTATGGCATGTCCAAGCTGATGACCGAGGCGATGCTGGCCGATGTCTCTGCCGCTCACCCGCTCAACTTCTGCGTCCTGCGCTATTTCAACGTCGCGGGCGCCGATCCGCAGGCGCGCACCGGGCAATCCACCGCTGGTGCCACGCACCTGATCAAGGTTGCGGTCGAGGCCGCCCTTGGTAAGCGCGAATCGGTCGGCGTGTTCGGCACCGATTTCGCCACGCCAGATGGCACTGGCGTGCGCGATTACATCCACGTCTCCGATCTCGCCGCTGCGCATGTCCTCGCGCTCGAAGCGCTGGTGGAAGCGCCAGACCGCTCGCTCACCATGAACTGCGGCTACGGGCGCGGCTTTTCGGTCCTCGAAGTGCTCGATGCGGTGGACCGCGTCACCAACCGCAAGATCGTGCGCAACATGCAGGGCCGCCGCGCGGGCGATCCCGATGCGTTGATTTCGGATAACAGCCGGATCAAGGCCACGCTGCCGTGGCAACCGGCCTATGCCGATCTCGATACCATCGTCAGCCATGCCCTTGCGTGGGAGCGCAAGCTTGGTGAAATTCGCAAGGGCGGTTGA
- a CDS encoding DUF4136 domain-containing protein — MNGKLLSCAALILSVPMITLAQPVPGGGWGGGTMMDQRLRGDDGRRATEPARRVEVEAFRASDAAALLGKGPITVAAAPGAEAEWKLPVYEAAVIDQLAKLGYDTAVNGAEGGQIAQIGITHDVVVPEEAKRKPVSGAMEVGVSNRGNYTAMALNVDLSKPRKAIVSTRLDVRIRDKASGRVLWEGHAEAQTREDDDGLNNGAVATRLASALFARFEDATEVAPAG; from the coding sequence ATGAACGGCAAACTGCTTTCCTGCGCGGCCCTGATCCTGTCTGTGCCCATGATCACATTGGCGCAGCCTGTGCCCGGTGGCGGTTGGGGCGGCGGAACAATGATGGACCAGCGCTTGCGCGGGGATGACGGGCGGCGCGCCACCGAACCGGCCAGGCGCGTGGAGGTGGAAGCGTTTCGCGCCAGCGATGCAGCGGCGCTGCTGGGCAAGGGACCGATTACGGTGGCGGCGGCGCCGGGCGCGGAAGCCGAATGGAAGCTGCCGGTCTATGAAGCGGCGGTGATCGATCAACTGGCGAAGCTGGGGTACGATACGGCAGTGAACGGTGCGGAAGGCGGGCAGATTGCGCAGATCGGGATCACGCACGACGTGGTCGTGCCCGAAGAGGCCAAGCGAAAGCCGGTTTCCGGCGCGATGGAAGTGGGCGTTTCCAATCGCGGCAATTATACCGCAATGGCGCTGAACGTGGACCTTTCCAAGCCGCGCAAGGCAATCGTTTCCACGCGGCTGGACGTGCGGATTCGCGACAAGGCTTCCGGCCGGGTATTGTGGGAAGGCCATGCCGAAGCGCAGACGCGCGAGGACGATGACGGGCTGAACAATGGCGCGGTGGCGACGCGGCTGGCCTCGGCGTTGTTCGCACGGTTCGAGGATGCGACCGAGGTGGCTCCGGCCGGGTGA
- a CDS encoding DUF4136 domain-containing protein, which translates to MKRFICAFATVALASSPALARPAPVEVTRFHTAQTLPRLKGAAVIVEAGPASLEDSVWRDAVARELAAAGFGSATPGAADGIADVMVERETVRRDKARGPVSVGVGGSTGSYGGGVGVGLGFNLGGGPKEVVLTRLSVRIRDRLTGEALWEGRAELRESAKAKDAAPALAAPRLAHALFAGFPGTSGETITVK; encoded by the coding sequence ATGAAACGCTTTATCTGCGCTTTTGCCACGGTGGCGCTCGCTTCTTCGCCCGCATTGGCGCGCCCTGCGCCAGTGGAGGTGACCCGCTTTCACACCGCGCAGACGCTGCCGCGGCTGAAGGGCGCAGCGGTGATCGTCGAGGCGGGTCCGGCGAGCCTTGAGGATAGCGTATGGCGCGATGCGGTGGCGCGCGAACTGGCCGCAGCAGGTTTTGGCAGCGCCACGCCAGGTGCGGCGGATGGCATCGCCGACGTGATGGTTGAGCGCGAGACGGTGCGGCGCGACAAGGCGCGCGGGCCGGTGAGCGTGGGTGTGGGCGGATCGACCGGAAGCTATGGCGGCGGCGTGGGCGTGGGGCTTGGCTTCAATCTGGGTGGCGGGCCGAAGGAAGTGGTGCTGACGCGGCTGTCCGTGCGCATCCGTGATCGTCTGACCGGCGAAGCGTTGTGGGAAGGCCGCGCCGAATTGCGCGAAAGCGCCAAGGCAAAGGACGCCGCCCCGGCGCTGGCCGCTCCCCGTCTGGCGCATGCACTGTTCGCGGGCTTCCCCGGAACGTCGGGTGAGACTATCACGGTGAAATGA
- a CDS encoding M14-type cytosolic carboxypeptidase, with protein MTDIRINAAFDSGNIDVLSIADTTARLAIRKDRHSDFFQWFHFRVDGAAGRELVLKITGLGASAYPGGWPAYRAAFSEDREYWGRTDTTYDAKEDDGTLTIRHTPAAGTCWFAYFAPYSMERHHDLVAQTAACEGVEYRNLGLSIEGQPIDCLSIGEGPKQVWLYARQHPGESMAEWWMEGALDMLTDPADPHARALRQRCRFHIVPNANPDGSCRGHLRTNAAGVNLNREWHEPSAERSPEVLAIRNAMDATGVDFAMDVHGDEAIPYVFTAGFEGIPSWTETQGAGYSRYRQILERRTPDFQTKRGYPTAAAGRANLTMSTNQVAERFGCVAMTLEMPFKDNDDLPCAAQGWSPERSKLLARECLAALLEWLEN; from the coding sequence ATGACCGACATCCGCATCAACGCCGCATTCGATTCCGGCAATATCGACGTCCTTTCCATCGCTGACACCACCGCACGGCTGGCGATCCGCAAGGACCGCCATTCCGATTTCTTTCAGTGGTTCCACTTCCGCGTCGATGGTGCGGCGGGGCGCGAACTGGTGTTGAAGATCACCGGACTTGGCGCATCGGCCTATCCGGGGGGATGGCCTGCCTATCGCGCGGCATTTTCGGAAGACCGCGAATACTGGGGCCGGACCGACACCACCTATGATGCAAAGGAAGACGACGGTACGCTGACCATCCGCCACACCCCGGCGGCGGGGACCTGCTGGTTCGCCTATTTCGCGCCCTATTCGATGGAGCGGCACCATGATCTGGTGGCGCAGACGGCGGCGTGTGAAGGCGTCGAATATCGCAATCTGGGCCTGAGCATCGAAGGCCAGCCGATCGATTGCCTGTCCATCGGTGAAGGGCCGAAGCAGGTCTGGCTCTATGCCCGCCAGCATCCCGGCGAATCGATGGCGGAATGGTGGATGGAAGGCGCGCTCGACATGCTGACCGACCCTGCCGATCCCCATGCCCGTGCGCTGCGCCAGCGCTGCCGCTTCCACATCGTGCCCAATGCCAACCCGGACGGGTCGTGCCGGGGACACTTGCGCACCAATGCGGCGGGCGTCAACCTCAACAGGGAATGGCATGAGCCAAGCGCCGAACGATCACCCGAAGTGCTGGCGATCCGCAACGCAATGGATGCCACTGGCGTCGATTTCGCGATGGACGTGCATGGAGACGAAGCGATCCCTTATGTATTCACCGCCGGGTTCGAAGGCATTCCTTCGTGGACCGAGACGCAGGGCGCAGGCTATTCCCGCTATCGTCAGATCCTTGAACGCCGCACCCCCGATTTCCAGACGAAGCGCGGATACCCCACCGCCGCTGCGGGCCGCGCGAACCTGACGATGTCCACCAATCAGGTGGCTGAGCGCTTCGGTTGCGTGGCGATGACGCTGGAAATGCCCTTCAAGGACAATGACGACCTGCCCTGCGCGGCGCAAGGGTGGAGCCCGGAACGATCGAAGCTGCTGGCGCGCGAATGCCTGGCGGCGCTGCTGGAATGGCTGGAGAACTGA
- the arsC gene encoding arsenate reductase (glutaredoxin) (This arsenate reductase requires both glutathione and glutaredoxin to convert arsenate to arsenite, after which the efflux transporter formed by ArsA and ArsB can extrude the arsenite from the cell, providing resistance.): protein MKATIWHNPGCGTSRNTLAVLEEAGAEVTVIEYLKTPPSAGKLAQLYRDAGITPQQGLRLRGTDAEERGLPQADDATVLAAMAAEPKLIERPLVETDKGARLCRPKEKVLEIL, encoded by the coding sequence ATGAAGGCGACGATCTGGCACAATCCCGGCTGCGGCACGTCACGCAATACCCTGGCGGTGCTGGAGGAAGCCGGTGCCGAGGTTACCGTGATCGAATATCTCAAGACCCCGCCAAGCGCCGGGAAGTTGGCCCAGCTCTATCGCGATGCCGGTATCACTCCCCAGCAGGGCCTTCGCCTGCGCGGCACCGATGCCGAGGAACGCGGGCTGCCACAGGCCGATGATGCGACAGTGCTTGCCGCAATGGCTGCCGAACCCAAGCTGATCGAGCGCCCGCTCGTCGAAACGGACAAGGGCGCGCGCCTGTGTCGTCCCAAGGAAAAGGTGCTGGAAATTCTCTGA
- a CDS encoding TonB-dependent siderophore receptor yields the protein MNRPMCRFTCLLLAGTMLVPTAAAAENLIPEADASGTVIVVTGTADGYRPVDANAIKTPTPLVDVPQTITVLTREQLDDQGVTQLGDALRYVPGVVLGQGEGHRDQITLRGQNTTADFYLDGLRDDTQYYRSLYNIERVEVLKGANALLFGRGGGGGVINRVSKTPDLDRVKGEVNANADSFGAFALAADYNQPLTEKVAGRLNATYEEFDNHRQNFEGRFIGVNPTMAFEPGDATRIELAYNYDDDRRTTDRGVPSKSGKPLTGFDDTFFGTQALNVATVKAHIAQARLDHDLADGLSFNMLGQYTHTDKLYGNVFAAGAVSAADTVALSGYESGTLRDSWVGQANLVWTGNTGGIGHTLLAGVEAASQDTHATRRNTNGATIALAERIIMPTFTYGALVTNSRTDVRTLSAYVQDQVELAPFLQLVAGVRVDEFRIEGRNAINGVAARRTDTKWSPRFGLVVKPRKEISFYTSFTRSFLPQSGDQFGALDATQATLAPEQFENLEAGVKWDINPALALTAAAYRLDRDNSRFNNPVTGLPELSGKTRTKGVELSLAGRILPDWQMSLGYTLQDGEVRSATTAAPAGRKLSQLPRHQFAAWTRYDLSRRIGLGLGVTHQSDSFATISNGVILPAFTRVDAAVFYDLSDRFSIQLNVENLTDTDYFPAAHTDNNISTGEPINARISIKAKF from the coding sequence GTGAATCGCCCAATGTGCCGCTTTACCTGCCTGCTGCTGGCCGGAACCATGCTGGTCCCCACCGCCGCCGCCGCCGAAAACCTGATTCCCGAAGCCGACGCTTCCGGCACGGTCATTGTCGTTACCGGCACGGCGGATGGCTATCGCCCGGTCGATGCCAATGCCATCAAGACGCCGACTCCGCTGGTAGACGTGCCGCAGACGATCACCGTGCTGACGCGCGAGCAGCTTGACGATCAGGGCGTGACTCAACTGGGTGATGCGTTGCGCTATGTTCCCGGCGTCGTGCTGGGCCAGGGCGAAGGCCACCGTGACCAGATCACGCTGCGCGGCCAGAACACCACCGCCGATTTCTATCTCGACGGGCTTCGCGACGACACGCAATACTACCGCTCGCTTTACAACATCGAACGCGTTGAAGTGCTGAAAGGCGCCAATGCCTTGCTGTTTGGCCGTGGCGGCGGTGGCGGCGTGATCAACCGCGTGAGCAAGACGCCCGATCTTGACCGAGTGAAGGGCGAGGTCAACGCCAATGCAGACAGCTTCGGCGCCTTCGCGCTGGCCGCCGATTACAACCAGCCGCTCACGGAAAAGGTGGCAGGGCGGTTGAACGCGACATACGAAGAATTCGACAATCACCGCCAGAATTTCGAGGGCCGCTTCATCGGGGTGAACCCGACGATGGCGTTCGAGCCGGGCGATGCCACGCGCATCGAGCTGGCCTATAATTACGATGACGATCGCCGCACCACGGACCGCGGTGTGCCTTCGAAGAGCGGCAAGCCATTGACAGGGTTTGACGATACCTTTTTCGGTACGCAGGCGCTGAATGTGGCCACGGTCAAGGCGCACATCGCGCAGGCTCGCCTCGATCACGATCTCGCCGATGGCCTCAGCTTCAATATGCTGGGTCAATATACCCACACCGACAAGCTCTACGGCAATGTGTTCGCCGCAGGTGCGGTGAGCGCTGCCGACACCGTGGCGCTGTCAGGCTATGAAAGCGGTACGCTGCGCGACAGCTGGGTGGGCCAGGCGAATCTCGTGTGGACCGGTAACACCGGCGGCATCGGGCATACGCTGCTGGCAGGCGTGGAAGCGGCAAGCCAGGATACACACGCCACGCGCCGGAACACCAACGGTGCCACGATTGCGCTGGCCGAACGCATCATCATGCCCACCTTCACTTACGGTGCATTGGTGACCAACAGCCGCACCGATGTGCGTACCCTGTCGGCCTATGTGCAGGATCAGGTGGAGCTTGCCCCGTTCCTGCAACTGGTTGCAGGGGTGCGGGTTGACGAGTTCCGCATCGAAGGGCGCAACGCCATCAACGGCGTGGCGGCAAGGCGCACCGACACCAAGTGGTCGCCCCGCTTTGGTCTGGTGGTAAAACCGCGCAAGGAAATATCGTTCTACACCAGCTTCACCCGCAGCTTCCTGCCCCAATCGGGCGACCAGTTCGGCGCACTGGATGCGACGCAGGCAACGCTGGCACCTGAGCAGTTCGAAAACCTTGAGGCAGGCGTGAAGTGGGACATCAACCCCGCCCTCGCCCTCACCGCCGCCGCTTACCGGCTGGATCGCGACAATTCGCGCTTCAATAATCCGGTGACTGGCCTGCCCGAACTATCGGGGAAGACCCGGACCAAGGGCGTCGAACTTTCGCTTGCAGGGCGTATCCTGCCCGATTGGCAGATGAGCCTTGGCTATACCCTGCAAGATGGCGAAGTGCGATCGGCCACGACCGCCGCGCCTGCGGGACGCAAGCTTTCGCAATTGCCGCGCCACCAGTTTGCGGCGTGGACACGTTATGACCTGTCACGCCGGATCGGGCTTGGCCTCGGCGTGACGCATCAATCCGACAGCTTCGCCACGATCAGCAACGGCGTGATCCTGCCCGCATTCACGCGGGTGGATGCGGCGGTTTTCTATGACCTTTCGGATCGTTTCTCGATCCAGCTCAATGTCGAGAACCTGACCGACACCGACTACTTCCCGGCGGCGCACACCGATAACAACATCTCGACCGGAGAGCCGATCAACGCACGGATTTCGATAAAGGCAAAGTTCTGA
- a CDS encoding (2Fe-2S)-binding protein: MARLTVNNQPVQYRLEDDTPLLWALRDAANLTGTKYGCGTGECGACTVIVDGQAMPSCTLLLGEAEGRNVTTIEGLSADRSHPVQQALVAEQAVQCGFCTPGIVMAAAALLASNASPADDDIARAITNICRCGVYPRLIRAIQRAGRVMRGEETLSAAPPPAIVTPGAG; the protein is encoded by the coding sequence ATGGCCCGCCTCACCGTAAACAACCAGCCTGTCCAGTATCGCCTTGAAGACGATACGCCGCTGCTGTGGGCGCTGCGCGATGCGGCAAACCTGACCGGCACCAAATATGGCTGCGGCACGGGTGAATGTGGCGCCTGCACGGTCATCGTCGATGGTCAGGCGATGCCAAGCTGCACACTTCTGCTGGGCGAGGCCGAGGGGCGCAATGTCACCACCATCGAAGGCCTGTCCGCCGATCGATCTCATCCGGTGCAGCAGGCGCTGGTTGCCGAACAGGCAGTCCAATGCGGGTTCTGCACCCCCGGCATCGTCATGGCCGCTGCCGCGTTGCTGGCCAGCAATGCCAGCCCTGCGGACGATGACATTGCCCGCGCGATCACCAATATCTGCCGCTGCGGCGTTTATCCTCGCCTGATCCGCGCGATCCAGCGCGCCGGCCGTGTCATGCGCGGCGAGGAAACGCTCAGCGCGGCCCCGCCGCCGGCTATCGTCACGCCGGGGGCAGGCTGA
- a CDS encoding HPP family protein gives MFKFPRPTALGQLRFGGRLGWARGAAGALVGIALAATLGLSLPHAWHWPWIVAPVGASAVLVFAVPASPLAQPWSVLGGNMLSALTGLAVGQLVTTPMLAAGLAVALAIAVMTSARCLHPPGGACAVVGVLAATAPDGGWLALLLPLLLNVIALIAAGWLYNNLTGHAWPHVPAQAPPMPPGTWAGMYETADLDAVLEEWDEVLDVNRQDLDSLFRAVERRVLRRWADDRK, from the coding sequence ATGTTCAAGTTTCCACGACCGACTGCGCTGGGCCAGCTCCGGTTCGGGGGACGGCTGGGCTGGGCGCGCGGTGCGGCAGGGGCGCTTGTCGGCATCGCACTGGCCGCAACGCTGGGGCTTTCGTTGCCCCACGCGTGGCACTGGCCGTGGATCGTCGCCCCGGTCGGCGCGTCCGCCGTGCTGGTGTTCGCCGTGCCTGCCAGCCCGCTGGCCCAGCCGTGGTCAGTGCTCGGCGGCAACATGCTTTCTGCGCTGACCGGCCTTGCGGTCGGTCAGCTGGTCACAACACCGATGCTGGCGGCGGGGCTGGCCGTGGCATTGGCCATTGCCGTGATGACCTCTGCCCGTTGCCTTCATCCCCCCGGCGGTGCCTGCGCGGTGGTGGGTGTCCTTGCCGCGACGGCGCCGGATGGCGGCTGGCTGGCGCTGCTGCTTCCGCTCCTGCTCAATGTGATCGCGCTGATCGCAGCGGGCTGGCTTTACAACAACCTCACCGGCCACGCATGGCCACACGTTCCCGCGCAGGCCCCGCCGATGCCCCCCGGTACCTGGGCAGGCATGTATGAAACGGCCGATCTCGACGCTGTGCTGGAGGAATGGGATGAAGTCCTCGACGTCAATCGCCAGGACCTCGATTCGCTGTTTCGGGCCGTGGAGCGCCGGGTGCTGCGCCGCTGGGCCGATGACCGGAAATAG
- the rpsI gene encoding 30S ribosomal protein S9: MADTENTVSSLADLKDLTAAAPAVTSAPAEDGEVAAPVIRTGPAAPIRDREVDAQGRSYATGRRKDAVARVWLKPGSGKVTVNGRDQAVYFARPTLRLVINQPFQVAGREEQYDIVCTVKGGGLSGQAGAVKHGIAQALSKFEPELRSAVKAAGFLTRDPRVVERKKYGKAKARKSFQFSKR, from the coding sequence ATGGCCGACACCGAAAACACCGTCTCTAGCCTGGCTGATCTCAAGGATCTGACCGCTGCTGCTCCAGCTGTCACTTCGGCTCCTGCCGAAGACGGCGAAGTTGCCGCTCCGGTCATCCGCACCGGTCCAGCCGCACCGATCCGCGATCGCGAAGTCGATGCGCAGGGCCGTTCCTATGCAACCGGTCGCCGCAAGGACGCCGTTGCCCGTGTGTGGCTGAAGCCCGGTTCGGGCAAGGTCACCGTCAATGGCCGTGACCAGGCCGTATACTTCGCCCGCCCAACCCTGCGTCTGGTGATCAACCAGCCGTTTCAGGTTGCCGGTCGCGAAGAGCAGTACGACATCGTCTGCACCGTCAAGGGCGGTGGCCTTTCGGGCCAGGCCGGCGCGGTAAAGCACGGCATCGCCCAGGCCCTGTCGAAGTTCGAACCCGAACTGCGCAGCGCCGTGAAGGCTGCCGGTTTCCTGACCCGCGATCCGCGCGTCGTGGAACGCAAGAAGTACGGCAAGGCCAAGGCGCGCAAGAGCTTCCAGTTCTCGAAGCGCTAA
- the rplM gene encoding 50S ribosomal protein L13 — MKALSKVTRSIKPAEVEKKWHLIDAEGLVVGRLAVVIANRLRGKHKPSFTPHVDCGDHVVVINADKVRLTGNKLKNKIYYKHTGYAGGIKEVTADKVLSGRFPERVIEKAVERMIPRGPLGRAQMRALHLYAGAEHPHAGTQPVALDVASMNRKNKVGA; from the coding sequence ATGAAGGCACTAAGCAAGGTCACCCGGTCGATCAAACCGGCCGAGGTGGAGAAGAAGTGGCATCTTATCGATGCCGAAGGTCTGGTGGTTGGCCGTCTGGCCGTCGTCATCGCCAATCGTCTGCGCGGCAAGCACAAGCCAAGCTTCACGCCTCACGTCGATTGCGGCGATCACGTTGTGGTGATCAATGCCGACAAGGTGCGCCTGACCGGCAACAAGTTGAAGAACAAGATCTACTACAAGCACACCGGTTATGCCGGCGGCATCAAGGAAGTGACTGCGGACAAGGTCCTCAGCGGTCGTTTCCCTGAGCGTGTGATTGAAAAGGCGGTCGAACGCATGATCCCGCGTGGTCCCTTGGGCCGTGCGCAGATGCGCGCTCTTCACCTCTATGCCGGCGCTGAACACCCGCATGCAGGCACTCAGCCAGTGGCGCTCGACGTCGCTTCGATGAACCGCAAGAACAAGGTGGGTGCATAA